In Sulfuriferula plumbiphila, the genomic window CCCATCCGTTCCGGTGTGGGCTTGGCTGTTGCCCACCAACCAGCTGCAGCGGCGGGCGCTCCACCCCTACCCGCAGGTGCTTGCCGCTCAAATGGGTATACCGCTGCACCATCTTGATGGACGACCACCGCCAGTGCCAGCGGTTTCTCACGCACCAGGCGCTGTCTTGGCTTGATGCGCAGGTTCAGTTCCAGCTCCCGGTAGATGCGGCAGACGCGTTTGTGGTTCCAGCCGAACTGCTTCACGTTGCGCAGGTACAGGAAGCCCAGGCCGAAGCCCCAGTTGCGCTGGGGCGTGGTCAGCCGGATCAACCAGTCGGCAATCGCTTCATTTTCCGGCGACAGCCGGGCGCGATAGCGGTAGCAGGAACTCCTTACTGCCGGCATAGCCCCTCCAAACTCGGGGATGCTCCAGCAATTGCTGGTTAAGTTCCAGCATAATCACGCCAGGTTCTGGCATCGTGAACCCCCATTCTGGTGGGTGGCAAAATGCGTTCACGTTCGAGCAGAATCCGTGTTCACGTTCCTTCAGAATTACTGTTCACGTTCGCACAGAATGGGTGTTCACGTTGCTCCAGAATATGCTGTCACCACCGGATGTAAATTGACACACACCGCCGATTGAAAACTGATACACCGATTTGAGAAGATGGCCGGATTTTGAAAGCGGCCGTGATCACAGACGAGGTATATGTGGAAATCGAATTATTAAGGAAGCACGGCATGAGCAAGCGCTTGATTGCCGAAGAAGTGGGGTGTGCTGTGAACACCGTCAGAAGTCACTTGAAATCGGAAACATGGCCTGGGTACCAGCGCCACAAACTGCGTGTCACCAAGCTGTCAGCGTTTGAGGACCACCTGCGCGAACGCCAGAAAGCCGCCCACCCGGCGTGGATACCGGCAACGGTATTATTGCGCGAGATCAAAGCACAGGGCTACCTTGGCAGCCATAGCCAGCTACGCGCCTTTATGCGCGGACTCAAGCCGGCTGTGCCGGTAGACCCGGTGGTGCGCTTTGAGACCGCGCCGGGCGAGCAGATGCAAGTCGGGGCCCTCGTCGAGTTCCGCAAAGGTAAAAACCCGCTCTACGCCTTCTGCGCGACGTTGGGCTACAGCCGCGTGAGCTTTGTCGAGTTCGTCACCGACATGAAAGTGGAGACGCTGATCGCCTGTCACCAGCACGCCTTCGACGCGTTTGGCGGCCTCACCCGGCGCATTCTGTACGACAACATGAAGACCGTGGTGATCGAGCGTGATGCCATGGGTGACGGCGCGCATCGCTTCCACGCCGGATTTCTCGATTACGCCCGCCACTGTGGCTTCGTGATCAAGCTGTGCCGCCCGTATCGCGCCAAGACCAAAGGCAAGGTCGAGCGCTTCAACGGCTATTTGCGCCGCTCGTTTTACGTGCCGCTGGTGGCACAGTTGAAACAGGCCGGGCTAAGCCTGGATGCGGTCACCGCCAATATTGAAGTACGGCGCTGGCTCAAAGACATCGCCAATGAACGCATCCATGGCACGACGCAAATGCGCCCCGCCCAACGCTTGCCAGAAGAATGCCTGCAACCCATACCTAGCCCCTGGCGGGGCGACATCCGGGCGGCGCGTCCTCAACGGACAGACGCACCCGCACCGATGTCCCGCCCTGTCACTGTCATCGAACAAATCGCACAGACAACACCGCCGCAACACCCCTTGGCGGTATACGAGCGCCTGCTTGAACAGGCGGTGGCCGCATGAACCTCCAACACGAAAGAATACTGACCCTGTGTGAATCGCTCAACCTGCCATTCGTGGCGCAAGCGTATCCCTTGGCCGCACAGGATGCGGCGCTCGCCGAAACGGCCTATAGCGACTTCCTGGAGGGGCTCCTCAAGGCCGAGGCGGCGGGACGCAACGTGAGAAAACAGACCATGCTCACGCGTCTGGCAGGGTTTCCGGCAATCAAGACGCTGGACGACTTTGATTACGAATTTGCCCAAGGGGTGAAGCGCAGCCAGATCGAGGAGCTGGCCGGACTGGGGTTTGTGGAGCGCAATGAGAATGTGGTGCTGGTTGGCCCCTCCGGTGTAGGCAAGACGCACTTGGCGATTGCCTTGGGGTATCGGGCGGCGCAGGCTGGTATCAAGACGCGTTTTACCACTGCCGCCGATCTGTTGCTGACCCTGACCACCGCGCACACCCAGAATCAACTGAAGAGCGTCATGCATCGGGCCATCAACAGTTATCGCCTGCTGATCATTGACGAAATCGGGTATCTGCCGATGAACCGAGAGCAGGCCAACCTGTTCTTCCAGGTGATCGCGGCGCGCTATGAAAAAGGCAGCTTGATCGTCACCAGCAACCTGCCCTTCGGCCAATGGGATGCGACTTTCGCTCAGGATGCCACGCTGACCGCTGCGCTGCTTGATCGCTTGCTGCACCACGCACGCATCGTGCCGATTGCCGGGGAGAGCTACCGCCTCAAAAATCAGCGTGCGGCGGGCATGGTAAAGAGTAAGCGGGAAACCGCTCCGGCTGCATAAGCGGTAGGCAGATGTAATGGGGGTGTATCAGATTTAAATCGGCGTTCGCTGCAAAAGTGTGTCAGTTTTAAATCGGCGTTGACATATGCAGCCAGGATATCCTGGAGATCGAGATCGCGGAATCGGATCTCTCGCTTTATGAGGGGCATGGGGATGACCACTGACCGACTGATCACTTCCGGCATCCCAGCCGCAACCGATCCGCTGCGCACACCGTTGGCGCGCCTCAAACTGTCATATGTGTTCGAGCACTTTGAATCGCTGGCCCAACCAGCCGGCGCCGAACAGTGGCCTCACGTCGAATATCTGGCGCGGCTGATCGAAGGCGCGGCCCATCGGCGCGAAGACCGCAGCATCCAGCGACGGGTGGGGCTCGCCCGCTTTCCGGTACTCAAGACCCTCGACCAGTTCGACTGGGGCTGGCCGAAGAAGATCAACCAGCCCCAGATCCAGAACCTCTTCCGCCTGCGCTTCATCGAGGACAAGGCCAATGTGATCTTCATCGCCAACGTTGGCCTAGGTAAAAGCCATCTCAGTACCACCCTCGGGCACACCGCCTGTCTGCGCGGCTACCCGGTGCTCTTTACCACCGCGGTCGATATCATCACTCACTCTCTGCGGCGCAGACGCATGGCAACCTCAAGCGCGAACTGCACAAGTATCTCCAGCCGCGCCTGCTCGTAGTCGATGAGCTCGGGTATCTGCCCATCGACAAGCATGGCGCCGATCTGCTCTTCCAGGTCATCAGCGAAAGGTATGAGCGCGGCTCCTCATCATCACCTCCAACCGCCCCTACAAGCACTGGCCAGAGATCTTCAATAACGACAGTACGCTCACCTCGGCACTCCTGGATCGGCTACTCCATCACGCCGAAGCCGTCCTCATCGAGGGCAAAAGCTATCGCATGAAAACCAGATCGAGGCCTGATTCGCCTCGCTTCGCAGGCGATCTTCGATCACGAGTTTCAAACCGCCAAGTTCAAACAAAATTCACGCCGCCGCGCACACGGCACTGAGTCCTTCAATCAATTGCGCAGCCTGCGTGCAATCTGCTGTGGTACCGTGCGTAACAATAATTCGGATCGGCATACCAAACGCATCCACGGCCAGATGTAGCTTGGTGTTGAGCCCCCTTTTGTAAGACTCATGGCTTGATTGCCGCCACGGGCGCCTGCGGCATGCGGATGAACCTTGATATGGCTGGCATCAATCATCAGCCATTCGTAATCAGGATCGTCGATCAATTGCTCCAGCAATGCCTCCCAGGCGCCGTTGTCACGCTATCGGCAGAACCTTCGGTGCGTGTTCTTCCAGTCCCCATACGAGGGCGGCAAATCCCGCCACGGTGCGCCCGTTCTCAAAATCCAGCATACCGCATTGATAAATCGTCGGTTGTCGTGTGCGATGCCGCCCACACGCCTTTTACGCTCCGGCAATCGCGGCTCAAGTAGCGTCCACGCCGCATCGGAGATGTCATGTTTTTGATAGGCCTCAGCCATTCGCGTCCCCCGCAGTTTATGTAAAAAATTACTTTAACATATCTCGTGACGACACTGTCTAGGGTCTGCACATGACATACCTATAGGACGAAATTCAGGGCTTGCCCAACACGGACTCCATGTACACGTCGGCCGGGTCCTTGAGCAGCACGGGCAAGGTCACCGGCGCGCTGCGGGTATTCTTGACCAACGCCTCCACGTTGTCTCCCGTTAGGGTCTTCAGGAAGGCCACCAAGGCGGATTTTTCCTCGGCGTCGAGCTTGAGTGGCACCAACAATGGCGATTTGTTCTCATTGTTGATACCTCCCTTGTCGTAGAACTCCACCACGTCTTCCAGTGTTGCTAACGATCCGTCATGCATGTAGGGAGCGGTAAGCGCCACATTACGCAGGATAGGGGTCTTGTAGGCCCAGCGATCCTTTGGATTGTGAGTCACCTCGTAGCGACCCACATCCGCTTGGAGTGGTTCGAAGGATTGGAGTAGTTTTCCCATTACTTGCACGTAGTTGCCAGGAGCGAGCTGCACCTTGTAGAAGCGGCGTTCCGGAAACATGGTGCGCTCCCATCCTATGCCGGTATTGTGGAACTGGTGGTCAGTGAACAGGGCGTGCTTTTTTCCCACCAAGTGGCAGACGAAACAACGCCCTTTTCCCATGAACACCTGAAAACCCCGTTGTTCTTGGGGATTAATGGCGTTTTTGTCGCCACCATAGTACCAGCGATCAAAACGGGAGTTACCGGAGACAATGGTACGCTCGAAACTTGCCAATGCCTGTCCGATGCGTTCTGCCGTGACCGGCCCACCGAAGGCGGCTTTGAACAAGCCCTTGTATTCGGGCAATTGACGCACTTTTTCTACCACATAGCCCATAGAGGGCATGTCCATCTCAGCTTTGTTGAGCAAGGGACCCCAAACCTGGTTTTCCAGTGTAAATTCGCGTCCATCGTCGAACATGGAACGCTGATAGCCTACGTTAAAAGTTGTAGGCGTATTGCGGCGCAGGCTACGGCCTTCCGTGCCGATGGCTGTACCCAGATCGTGGGAGGTAAAACCCTGTTCCGGTACGTGGCACATGGCACAGGAAAAGGTGTTATTGTGGGACAGACGACGATCCACAAACAGCTTGCGACCCAGGTCGATTTTTTCCTGGGTCAACGGATTATCAATGGGAATGGGCATCGGTGGCAGGCCCAGGGGCGGATTCAGGGTGACCGGGGTGCCGAGGGCGAAAGCAGTGACTTCGAAGGCAAGACCTAAGGCTAACACTATGTGGCGATAAAGATTCACCCAACGTAAGCCGGCATCCTCCCTTCGGTTCACTGCAGTTTGACCTTCTCTTCCATCAGCAACGTAATAATGTCGTTGTAGACCATGTCCGGTTTCAGATAGGCCGAGCTATATATCTCGCGGACTTCTCCATTTTGGTCGATAAGAAACACTTTAAGGTTATGGCTAAATCCGCTCACAGCCTGCTTGGTAACAGGATTTCTTACTCTGAATACGTCCTGACCGTAATAATCCAGAATGGGCAGTAATTCCGTGACAGAGCCCGTGGTTAAAAATTTCCACTCCACCCATTTTTTTTTGTCGGTCTCGCCACTACCATACAATTTCATGACCTCGGGCGTGTCTCGCTTAGGATCAAACGATAGGCTAACCAGTCTAACTTTTCCATGTAGATGGGAATTCTGTTCCAGACGATTTTTTAACTGATGGAATACCAAATAGGCATAAGGACAACCGGCAGGATCTGAACAGGATGAGTAGATAAAAGATAACACTGTCACTTTACCCTTGGTGAATTCCGATAGGTGCTTGCGTTTACCATCAGTATCCAACACCAGACCGTCTCCAGCAGGCATGATGTGCATTAGTTTATAGGTGCCCGGTGTGGGCATTTCGAAGCCGCTCACTTCTCCTACCGCATTATTGACCGGTTTGAGGTTGGCCGCCTGTGCAGTAAGAACAGGCGGAATCAGTAAGCAAAAGAATAGCCAGACAAAAAAACCGCCCCTCCAAAGGGAGGGACGGAACACGCTACGCTGAGTCACATCTGGAACACACATTTTTCCGCTCTAATCAGGGCTTGTTCAGGGCTTGTTTGATGTTATCCAGCCCATCTGCCTCAGCCCGCAACGGTCGAAGTGTGTTCAGGTCAAGCGCCTGGAATTTCATGTGATGGGCACGCCCGAGTTTTTGCTTGTAGAAATCGATCGCGAAGGCCAGCTTTAACCGTTTGCCGTTCCAGTTGTACATTTTCAGGAACTGTTCGTCATCCTTACCTTTCTTGTCCCAGTTAGACAACAGGGAGCTGGTAAAATAAATGCGTTTGCCATCCCAGCTCTCGGAGACCATATTGACCTGGGAGCCGATCTTTTTTTGTAGACTTCCTTCGGATGCATCGGGTCATGGAAATCCCAGAAGCGTGTCATACCGTCCATAAAGGTATTGATCCACATACCTTTGCCGTCCTTGTTAAGGGAAATGTCAACCGGTAGCGGAATTTTGGCTGGGTCGCCGATGGTAGCTACGTCGTGAGCCTGCCATTCGCCTTTGCTGTCCTGCTTGTAGACCCATATCTGGGAAGTCAGCGCAGTGGTGGTTACTGCCCAGTTGTCACCCTTCTTCAATGACCAGCGAGCTTCCAGTGGCGCGCCTGGCGTGTTAAATATCTTAATCGGCTGCATCGTCTTGAAGTTCCACATGATCGAGGTATTGCCGAAGTTCTTCATCGCTTCAGGGTCTTTTACCAGTTTACCCAGATCCATCATGTAATTGTTCCAGCCCGTGAAGGATGTGGAGAACATAACGTTTTCGTTCGGGTTGATCGCCACATCGTAGTCATAGCCGTCACCCTTGACGCCATCGATGATGGTAGTAGGAACAGGTACGGTCTCCACGTACTCACCCTTATTATTGTAAATGACGTTGTTAGTGACGCCACCATGATCCTTGTTGTTGGAAAGACCGGTGATGATCATGCGACCGGGGATGGCATAGAAAGTGTGGGGGCCGACAGTGCCGCCGGACTTCGCGACGAAATCCTTGATAACTTTGACCAGCCTGGGTTTGGCCGGGTTAGTTGCGACGTCGAAGATGAAAATGTGACTGTCATCCAGGCCACCAGCCCAGAGTTCACGGCGATCGTCAGTAAACCCCATATGGTGAGCCTCGTTGCGACCGCCCACGGATACGCTGTTGATCACCTTGCCGTAGGTCTTGGATTTGGGGTTCACACTCACCGTCACCAGCTTGTCTGAGCCATCACCCAAGCCCTTTACACCCAAGGTCCAGACGTAGACAAAGTCTTCCTGACCCTTGATCAAGGGGGTGAATGGGGAGCAACTGGTTTCGTCGGCAATACTTGTTGTGGGTAGTGCAGTCACACCCAGCGCCACGGCTGCGGACACGGCAACTGCCAAACTTTTTACGGAAAAACGGGGTTTGCATAGGGTCATGTCAGTCTCCTCAATCCTCAATAATTATCATGGAACTTATCGCACAGACACCCTCTTCCAAGAATGCCAAGGCGACAATCGGACTATATTAAGCAATAACCATACCATGGGTGGGTAGTTTTGTTCCTTATCAATTAGTTACCAATATCCCATCTGTCTTCTGCGCTAATGTCGTGACAGTCTGAGTCAATTAATAGTGACAATTTGTCATATGATCAAGTCATGATACCCATCACGCTGTGACATTTTGTCACTTCTCTGATATTGGATAGCTATGATAACTCGTACGAAATGGTTATTTAAAAGGCTGATTTATTTACATTTTTATTAATCTCCGTAGGCAGGGAAGTCATTGGCATGAGAATTGCTGGTTATTTCTGCGT contains:
- the istA gene encoding IS21 family transposase produces the protein MITDEVYVEIELLRKHGMSKRLIAEEVGCAVNTVRSHLKSETWPGYQRHKLRVTKLSAFEDHLRERQKAAHPAWIPATVLLREIKAQGYLGSHSQLRAFMRGLKPAVPVDPVVRFETAPGEQMQVGALVEFRKGKNPLYAFCATLGYSRVSFVEFVTDMKVETLIACHQHAFDAFGGLTRRILYDNMKTVVIERDAMGDGAHRFHAGFLDYARHCGFVIKLCRPYRAKTKGKVERFNGYLRRSFYVPLVAQLKQAGLSLDAVTANIEVRRWLKDIANERIHGTTQMRPAQRLPEECLQPIPSPWRGDIRAARPQRTDAPAPMSRPVTVIEQIAQTTPPQHPLAVYERLLEQAVAA
- the istB gene encoding IS21-like element helper ATPase IstB, with translation MNLQHERILTLCESLNLPFVAQAYPLAAQDAALAETAYSDFLEGLLKAEAAGRNVRKQTMLTRLAGFPAIKTLDDFDYEFAQGVKRSQIEELAGLGFVERNENVVLVGPSGVGKTHLAIALGYRAAQAGIKTRFTTAADLLLTLTTAHTQNQLKSVMHRAINSYRLLIIDEIGYLPMNREQANLFFQVIAARYEKGSLIVTSNLPFGQWDATFAQDATLTAALLDRLLHHARIVPIAGESYRLKNQRAAGMVKSKRETAPAA
- a CDS encoding cytochrome-c peroxidase yields the protein MLALGLAFEVTAFALGTPVTLNPPLGLPPMPIPIDNPLTQEKIDLGRKLFVDRRLSHNNTFSCAMCHVPEQGFTSHDLGTAIGTEGRSLRRNTPTTFNVGYQRSMFDDGREFTLENQVWGPLLNKAEMDMPSMGYVVEKVRQLPEYKGLFKAAFGGPVTAERIGQALASFERTIVSGNSRFDRWYYGGDKNAINPQEQRGFQVFMGKGRCFVCHLVGKKHALFTDHQFHNTGIGWERTMFPERRFYKVQLAPGNYVQVMGKLLQSFEPLQADVGRYEVTHNPKDRWAYKTPILRNVALTAPYMHDGSLATLEDVVEFYDKGGINNENKSPLLVPLKLDAEEKSALVAFLKTLTGDNVEALVKNTRSAPVTLPVLLKDPADVYMESVLGKP
- a CDS encoding SCO family protein, giving the protein MFRPSLWRGGFFVWLFFCLLIPPVLTAQAANLKPVNNAVGEVSGFEMPTPGTYKLMHIMPAGDGLVLDTDGKRKHLSEFTKGKVTVLSFIYSSCSDPAGCPYAYLVFHQLKNRLEQNSHLHGKVRLVSLSFDPKRDTPEVMKLYGSGETDKKKWVEWKFLTTGSVTELLPILDYYGQDVFRVRNPVTKQAVSGFSHNLKVFLIDQNGEVREIYSSAYLKPDMVYNDIITLLMEEKVKLQ
- a CDS encoding selenium-binding protein SBP56-related protein; its protein translation is MTLCKPRFSVKSLAVAVSAAVALGVTALPTTSIADETSCSPFTPLIKGQEDFVYVWTLGVKGLGDGSDKLVTVSVNPKSKTYGKVINSVSVGGRNEAHHMGFTDDRRELWAGGLDDSHIFIFDVATNPAKPRLVKVIKDFVAKSGGTVGPHTFYAIPGRMIITGLSNNKDHGGVTNNVIYNNKGEYVETVPVPTTIIDGVKGDGYDYDVAINPNENVMFSTSFTGWNNYMMDLGKLVKDPEAMKNFGNTSIMWNFKTMQPIKIFNTPGAPLEARWSLKKGDNWAVTTTALTSQIWVYKQDSKGEWQAHDVATIGDPAKIPLPVDISLNKDGKGMWINTFMDGMTRFWDFHDPMHPKEVYKKRSAPRSIWSPRAGMANAFILPAPCCLTGTRKVRMTNSS